From Oenanthe melanoleuca isolate GR-GAL-2019-014 chromosome 18, OMel1.0, whole genome shotgun sequence, a single genomic window includes:
- the SEPTIN9 gene encoding septin-9 isoform X7, producing the protein MTDAARDAGPKQAAPARPDKADFGYVGIDAILEQLRRKAMKQGFEFNIMVVGQSGLGKSTLINTLFKSKISRKSVQPAAEERIPKTIEIKSITHEIEEKGVRMKLTVIDTPGFGDHINNENCWQPIMKFINDQYEKYLQEEININRKKRIPDTRVHCCIYFIPATGHSLRPLDIEFMKRLSKVVNIVPVIAKADTLTLEERDYFKQRIMADLLANGIDVYPQKEFDEDSEDRLVNEKFREMIPFAVVGSDQEYQVNGRRILGRKTKWGTIEVENTTHCEFAYLRDLLIRTHMQNIKDITSNIHFEAYRVKRLNEGQSSLSNGVADRELVANEM; encoded by the exons ATGACGGACGCCGCGCGCGATGCCGGCCCCAAGCAGGCGGCGCCGGCGCGGCCGGACAAGGCGGATTTCGGCTATGTGGGCATCGACgccatcctggagcagctgaggaggaaagCCATGAAGCAGGGCTTCGAGTTCAACATCATGGTCGTGG GTCAGAGTGGCTTGGGGAAATCCACGTTAATCAACACTCTCTTCAAATCCAAGATCAGCCGGAAATCTGTACAGCCAGCTGCTGAGGAGAGGATCCCCAAGACCATTGAAATCAAATCCATCACTCATG AGATTGAGGAGAAGGGGGTTCGCATGAAGCTGACGGTCATCGACACGCCGGGCTTTGGGGACCACATCAACAACGAGAACTG ctggcagcccaTCATGAAGTTCATCAATGACCAGTACGAGAAGTACCTGCAGGAGGAGATCAACATTAACCGCAAGAAGCGGATCCCCGACACGCGGGTGCActgctgtatttatttcatCCCCGCCACGGGCCACTC GCTGCGGCCGTTGGACATCGAGTTCATGAAGCGCCTGAGCAAGGTGGTGAACATCGTGCCGGTGATCGCCAAGGCAGACACGCTCACGCTGGAGGAGAGGGACTACTTCAAACAGAGG ATAATGGCTGATCTCCTTGCCAATGGCATCGATGTGTACCCCCAGAAGGAGTTTGATGAGGACTCTGAGGACCGGCTGGTCAACGAGAAATTCCGG GAAATGATCCCATTTGCAGTGGTGGGCAGTGACCAGGAGTATCAGGTGAATGGAAGAAGAATCCTTGGGAGGAAGACCAAGTGGGGCACCATTGAAG TGGAGAACACGACACACTGTGAGTTCGCCTACCTGCGGGACCTGCTCATCAG gacacacatGCAGAACATCAAGGATATTACCAGCAACATCCACTTTGAAGCCTACAGGGTGAAGAGGCTGAACGAGGGCCAGAGCTCTCTGTCCAACGGCGTGGCCGACAGGGAGCTGGTGGCCAACGAGATGTGA